In Chromatiales bacterium, one DNA window encodes the following:
- the tgt gene encoding tRNA guanosine(34) transglycosylase Tgt, which produces MDFTLLARDGAARRGFLQLRRGGVETPAFMPVGTYGAVKGLSPDEVASTGAQIILGNTFHLMLRPGVEVVRRHGDLHRFIGWSGPILTDSGGFQVFSLGAMRRIEESGVRFRSPIDGSEVYLDPETSIGVQHALDSDVVMIFDDCTAYPCDQATAADSMRRSLRWASRSRDAHGAHPSALFGIVQGGVYPELRDESAAGLIELGFDGYAIGGLSVGEPAEARNAVVERMGERLPLARPRYLMGVGRPEDIVEAVRRGVDLFDCVMPTRNARNGHLFTRFGTVRIRNAAHRDDTTPIDPDCGCHTCRNFSRGYLHHLSRINEMLGARLNTVHNVWYYQELMRGLRDAIVGGRLDSFTAEFYARRGPETSTATGFVS; this is translated from the coding sequence ATGGACTTCACGCTGCTGGCCCGTGACGGGGCCGCGCGACGCGGTTTCCTCCAGCTGCGTCGTGGCGGTGTCGAGACCCCGGCCTTCATGCCGGTGGGCACCTACGGGGCCGTCAAAGGCCTCAGTCCCGACGAAGTCGCGTCCACCGGCGCGCAGATCATCCTCGGCAATACCTTTCATTTGATGCTGCGCCCCGGCGTGGAGGTCGTGCGTCGCCACGGTGACCTGCACAGGTTCATCGGCTGGTCGGGTCCGATCCTGACCGATTCAGGCGGTTTCCAAGTCTTCAGCCTCGGCGCGATGCGCAGGATCGAGGAATCCGGCGTGCGGTTTCGCTCGCCAATCGACGGCAGCGAGGTTTACCTCGACCCCGAGACCTCGATTGGCGTGCAGCATGCGCTGGACTCGGATGTCGTCATGATTTTCGACGACTGCACGGCCTATCCATGCGACCAAGCGACCGCCGCCGACTCGATGCGCCGATCGCTGCGCTGGGCCAGCCGTTCCCGCGATGCCCATGGCGCGCATCCGTCCGCGCTGTTCGGAATCGTTCAGGGCGGCGTGTATCCGGAACTGCGGGATGAATCCGCCGCCGGACTGATCGAGCTGGGATTCGACGGCTACGCCATCGGCGGACTGTCCGTCGGCGAACCGGCCGAGGCCCGGAATGCGGTGGTCGAGCGGATGGGCGAGCGACTGCCCCTTGCGCGGCCGCGCTATCTGATGGGTGTTGGGCGACCCGAGGACATCGTCGAGGCCGTGCGCCGCGGCGTGGACCTGTTCGACTGCGTCATGCCCACGCGTAACGCCCGCAATGGCCATCTGTTCACGCGCTTCGGTACGGTGCGTATCCGCAATGCCGCGCACCGGGATGACACCACGCCGATCGACCCCGACTGCGGCTGCCACACCTGCCGGAATTTCTCCCGCGGGTACCTGCACCACCTGTCTCGGATCAACGAGATGCTCGGCGCGCGCCTCAATACCGTGCACAACGTCTGGTACTACCAGGAGTTGATGCGCGGCCTGCGCGACGCGATCGTCGGCGGACGGCTGGACAGCTTCACCGCCGAGTTCTACGCGCGGCGCGGGCCCGAGACATCGACGGCAACGGGCTTTGTGTCATAA
- the queA gene encoding tRNA preQ1(34) S-adenosylmethionine ribosyltransferase-isomerase QueA, with the protein MQLSDFDFELPEALIAQHPAAERSASRLLHLRHSKREIRDRAFRDLPGLLRPGDLLVLNETRVVPARVFGHKRSGARVEMLLERATGRARALAHLRANRTPRVGTELVFDDGVTAVVTARRDELFELDFTGVGEVHAWLARAGHIPLPPYIERADEAIDQDRYQTVYAAVDGAVAAPTAGLHFDDAVFSELVSRGISTARLTLHVGAGTFQPVRSESISEHRMHAERLVVSGELVETIGSVRAHGGRIVAVGTTVVRALETAARGGELRPYDGDTRLFITPGFEFRVVDAMVTNFHLPRSTLLMLVSAFAGREFILEAYRHAVRTGYRFFSYGDAMLIEP; encoded by the coding sequence ATGCAGCTGAGTGATTTTGATTTCGAGCTTCCGGAAGCGCTGATCGCTCAACATCCGGCCGCGGAGCGCAGTGCCAGCCGCCTGCTGCACCTCAGGCACAGCAAACGGGAAATTCGCGACCGTGCCTTTCGCGATCTGCCCGGGTTGCTGCGTCCCGGCGATCTGCTGGTGCTCAATGAAACCCGCGTCGTGCCGGCGCGCGTTTTCGGCCACAAGCGCTCCGGCGCACGTGTCGAGATGCTGCTCGAGCGCGCGACGGGCCGTGCCCGGGCGCTGGCCCATCTGCGTGCGAACCGCACCCCGCGGGTCGGCACCGAACTCGTCTTCGACGATGGCGTGACCGCCGTGGTCACGGCGCGACGCGACGAGCTTTTCGAACTGGACTTTACGGGCGTAGGCGAGGTGCACGCTTGGCTCGCGCGGGCGGGCCATATCCCATTGCCGCCGTATATCGAGCGCGCGGACGAGGCGATCGATCAGGACCGCTACCAGACGGTCTACGCGGCGGTAGATGGTGCCGTCGCGGCGCCGACCGCAGGCCTGCATTTCGACGACGCGGTGTTCAGCGAGTTGGTGTCACGGGGCATCTCGACCGCGCGGCTCACGCTGCACGTCGGGGCCGGAACGTTTCAGCCGGTGCGCAGCGAATCGATTTCCGAGCACCGGATGCACGCCGAGCGCCTGGTGGTGAGCGGGGAACTGGTTGAGACCATTGGCTCGGTACGGGCCCACGGCGGGCGGATCGTGGCAGTGGGTACCACGGTCGTGCGCGCGCTGGAGACTGCCGCGCGTGGCGGCGAACTCCGGCCCTACGATGGCGATACGCGCCTGTTCATCACGCCGGGATTCGAGTTTCGCGTGGTCGATGCGATGGTCACGAACTTCCACCTGCCGCGCTCGACCCTGCTGATGCTGGTCAGCGCCTTTGCGGGTCGCGAGTTCATTCTGGAGGCCTACCGTCACGCCGTAAGGACGGGCTACCGGTTTTTCAGCTATGGCGACGCGATGCTGATTGAACCGTGA
- the yajC gene encoding preprotein translocase subunit YajC has translation MSFLISDALAQDGAQPQMGIGGLLFPIILIVIFYFLLIRPQMKRQKEHRALVDALSKGDEVSLDGGVLGKIAAIDDQYVTLEVADGVQIIARRGAVNAVLPKNTLKDLRK, from the coding sequence ATGAGTTTTCTGATCTCGGACGCGCTGGCCCAAGACGGCGCCCAGCCGCAGATGGGGATCGGCGGCCTGCTGTTCCCGATCATTCTGATCGTAATTTTCTATTTCCTCCTGATCCGTCCGCAGATGAAGCGGCAGAAGGAGCACCGCGCGCTCGTCGACGCCCTGTCCAAGGGTGACGAGGTTTCGCTCGACGGCGGCGTGCTCGGCAAGATCGCCGCGATCGACGACCAGTACGTGACGCTCGAGGTCGCCGACGGCGTGCAGATCATCGCGCGACGCGGTGCCGTGAACGCCGTCCTGCCGAAGAACACGCTCAAAGACCTGCGCAAGTAG